In a single window of the Vicingaceae bacterium genome:
- the serA gene encoding 3-phosphoglycerate dehydrogenase: protein MINILANDGIDDSAKTLLENKGFNVIDQKIEQNLLSEFINQNNIEVIIVRSATQVRKDLIDKCNGLKIIARAGVGTDNIDVEYAKSKGIAVFNTPAASSQSVAELVFAHIFALYRFLHQSNREMPVYGHEKFSELKKKYSKGREIKGKTIGIIGLGRIGTCVAEYAIRLGMNVLAYDPYVTKRDLVFQIAGQKITATINSVTLDEVLLHSDIVTLHVPKTSDGKPLLGENELTRLKPHAIIVNASRGGIIDEQALINAVKNKQLMAAGLDVFVNEPKPNKEILQINEFSLTPHTGASTIEAQERIGVELAEQIIAFYQA from the coding sequence GGAATTGACGACAGTGCCAAAACATTGCTGGAAAATAAAGGTTTCAATGTGATTGATCAAAAGATTGAACAAAACTTATTATCTGAATTTATAAACCAAAATAATATTGAAGTTATCATTGTTCGCAGCGCCACACAAGTTAGAAAAGATCTGATTGATAAATGTAATGGATTAAAAATCATCGCCCGTGCAGGAGTTGGCACCGACAATATTGATGTTGAATATGCAAAATCAAAGGGCATAGCTGTATTCAATACTCCTGCTGCCTCCTCACAATCTGTGGCAGAATTGGTTTTTGCACATATTTTTGCTTTATACCGTTTTCTTCATCAATCCAATAGAGAAATGCCAGTTTACGGGCATGAAAAATTTTCAGAATTAAAGAAAAAATATTCAAAAGGGCGGGAAATAAAAGGCAAAACTATCGGCATCATAGGTTTAGGTAGAATCGGCACTTGTGTAGCCGAATATGCCATACGTTTAGGCATGAATGTTTTGGCTTACGACCCCTATGTAACAAAACGGGACCTTGTTTTTCAAATTGCCGGTCAAAAAATTACAGCTACAATCAATAGTGTGACTTTGGATGAAGTACTTCTTCATTCAGACATAGTTACATTGCATGTGCCCAAAACATCCGACGGAAAGCCGCTTCTCGGTGAAAATGAATTAACCAGATTAAAACCTCATGCCATTATCGTAAATGCCTCAAGAGGAGGAATCATAGATGAACAAGCTTTGATCAATGCAGTTAAAAACAAACAATTAATGGCTGCCGGTCTTGATGTTTTTGTCAATGAACCCAAACCAAATAAAGAAATTTTACAAATCAATGAATTTTCCCTTACTCCACATACAGGCGCTTCGACAATTGAAGCACAGGAGAGAATAGGTGTAGAGCTTGCCGAGCAAATCATAGCATTTTATCAAGCATAA
- a CDS encoding chromosome partitioning protein ParB (possible pseudo, frameshifted), which produces MQQNIFIQEKQPLFYIYRQMSREFECVGIIGCASIDDYLNNIIKRHEHTLVEKEKKLKEYLDIVDIHAEPVLMFHPDSNEINEILFEISNLSPLYDFTTTDTIRHTLWSVPDKFIEDIQSIFKKFPSIYIADGHHRSAASVLYGLEKRHSNPHHTGNELYNFFLCYFLQERYLKVWEFNRIIKNTSLPSNQILEKLHQFFICNKISRPNTPPSANHIFYLYISGQWFSCELKPEYTSILQPPYETLSSVIIDKYFFEPILDIYDLRNNPNVSFVSGKEGIIHFEKETNKYHNSLGVVMHPSSIEEIKAKYFFEPILDIYDLRNNPNVSFVSGKEGIIHFEKETNKYHNSLGVVMHPSSIEEIKAIADNNLVMPPKSTWIEPKLRSGLTIYRLH; this is translated from the coding sequence TTGCAACAAAACATTTTTATCCAAGAAAAACAACCGCTATTTTATATTTACCGCCAAATGTCACGGGAATTTGAATGTGTGGGAATAATTGGCTGTGCCTCGATTGATGATTATCTTAACAATATCATCAAACGTCATGAACATACATTAGTTGAAAAAGAAAAAAAACTTAAAGAATATTTGGATATTGTAGACATTCATGCCGAACCCGTACTGATGTTTCATCCTGACAGTAATGAAATCAATGAAATTTTATTTGAAATTTCCAATTTGTCTCCCCTATATGATTTTACGACCACTGATACCATTCGTCATACATTATGGAGCGTTCCCGATAAATTTATCGAAGATATCCAATCAATTTTTAAAAAATTCCCTTCCATTTATATTGCCGACGGGCACCATCGCAGTGCTGCATCGGTTTTATATGGCTTGGAAAAACGTCACTCAAACCCACATCATACCGGCAATGAGCTTTATAATTTCTTTCTTTGTTATTTTTTACAAGAAAGATATCTAAAGGTTTGGGAGTTTAACAGGATCATTAAAAATACCTCTTTGCCATCAAACCAAATTTTGGAAAAATTGCATCAATTCTTTATTTGTAATAAAATATCGCGGCCAAACACACCTCCTTCTGCCAATCACATTTTTTACTTATACATTTCCGGACAATGGTTTTCGTGTGAATTAAAACCGGAATATACTTCGATATTGCAACCACCCTACGAAACCCTTTCATCGGTGATCATTGACAAATATTTTTTCGAACCAATACTTGACATTTATGATTTAAGAAACAATCCGAATGTATCATTTGTTTCCGGTAAAGAGGGAATTATTCATTTTGAAAAAGAAACAAACAAATATCATAACTCTCTTGGAGTAGTGATGCATCCATCCAGTATTGAAGAAATTAAGGCCAAATATTTTTTCGAACCAATACTTGACATTTATGATTTAAGAAACAATCCGAATGTATCATTTGTTTCCGGTAAAGAGGGAATTATTCATTTTGAAAAAGAAACAAACAAATATCATAACTCTCTTGGAGTAGTGATGCATCCATCCAGTATTGAAGAAATTAAAGCCATCGCAGACAATAATTTGGTCATGCCGCCAAAATCCACATGGATAGAACCCAAGTTACGCTCCGGATTGACAATCTATAGGTTGCATTAA
- a CDS encoding hypothetical protein (possible pseudo, frameshifted) — protein sequence MATIVPFRAIRPQADKVHLVVTRSFITYSKKELIHKLQSNPYSFLHVIYPDAGSSVKIKSKERLQLIRI from the coding sequence ATGGCTACCATTGTACCGTTTAGAGCCATTAGGCCCCAAGCAGACAAAGTTCACCTGGTAGTGACACGCTCATTCATTACTTATTCAAAAAAAGAATTAATACATAAATTGCAGTCAAATCCATATAGTTTTTTACATGTTATTTATCCTGATGCGGGTTCTTCTGTTAAGATTAAATCAAAAGAACGGCTGCAATTAATTCGGATATAA
- the comB gene encoding putative 2-phosphosulfolactate phosphatase yields MNRLEVVLSPALYPYYESDNSIVVIIDILRATTAICTAFEYGASAIIPVATVEEALKYKEKGYLTGAERNGEKLEGFDFGNSPFDYMTEKIKGKEIVLTTTNGTQAIEMAKNAETIVIGAFTNMTALKNWILAKNKNVLLLCSGWKNKFNLEDSLFAGAMTHELYYSGLYNDMSDSALSCMYLYQMAFKDPYRFLSHSSHKRRLAQLGLKNDIKYALTPDQTNKIPIYDNGKIITA; encoded by the coding sequence ATGAACCGTTTGGAAGTCGTTTTGTCTCCTGCATTGTATCCGTATTATGAATCAGACAACAGTATTGTAGTAATTATTGACATTTTAAGAGCTACCACAGCTATCTGTACTGCATTTGAATATGGCGCATCAGCCATTATCCCTGTTGCAACTGTTGAAGAGGCGTTGAAATATAAAGAAAAAGGATATTTGACCGGGGCTGAAAGAAATGGAGAGAAGCTCGAAGGTTTTGATTTTGGAAATTCTCCATTTGATTACATGACAGAGAAAATAAAAGGCAAAGAAATAGTTTTAACAACAACCAATGGGACCCAGGCTATAGAAATGGCTAAAAATGCCGAAACTATCGTCATTGGCGCTTTTACAAATATGACTGCTTTGAAAAATTGGATTTTGGCCAAAAATAAAAATGTATTATTGTTATGTTCGGGTTGGAAAAATAAATTTAATCTTGAAGATTCGCTTTTTGCCGGGGCAATGACTCACGAGTTATATTATTCCGGGCTATACAATGATATGAGCGACAGCGCATTGTCCTGTATGTATCTTTACCAAATGGCATTTAAAGACCCATATAGGTTCTTGAGTCATTCTTCACATAAAAGAAGATTGGCACAGTTAGGATTAAAAAATGATATTAAATATGCTCTAACCCCCGACCAAACCAATAAAATACCGATATACGATAATGGGAAAATAATTACAGCCTGA